In the genome of Vicia villosa cultivar HV-30 ecotype Madison, WI linkage group LG7, Vvil1.0, whole genome shotgun sequence, one region contains:
- the LOC131618394 gene encoding glyoxylate/hydroxypyruvate reductase HPR3-like, translating into MANQNVNTSTITSSIQQSQNNLPKIFIHGPPEFSSILKPNPSHNFHIVNPSSLPPLHQFIATNPHQASSIHAIVCTTLFPVNADVLDLLPSLRLVCASSAGTNHIDLSECQRRGIQVSGAGNIFSEDVADMAVALLIDVSRKISAADRFLRRHLQHASWDFPLGSKLTGKKIGIVGMGRIGSEVAKRLEGFSCKISYNSRNKKPLLSYPYYSTVLELATNTNVLILCCELNDQTRHIVNKQVMLALGKGGIIVNVGRGSLIDEKELLRCLIEDEIGGAGLDVFENEPHVPKEFFFLDNVVLSPHAGVLTSESFNGISKVVEQNLEAFFSNRPLITPVI; encoded by the exons ATGGCAAATCAAAACGTCAACACCAGCACCATCACCAGTAGCATTCAACAATCCCAAAACAATCTCCCAAAAATATTCATTCATGGTCCTCCAGAATTCTCCTCAATCCTCAAACCAAATCCTTCTCACAACTTCCACATCGTAAACCCTTCTTCCCTCCCCCCTCTCCACCAATTCATAGCCACCAATCCTCACCAAGCTTCCTCCATCCACGCCATTGTTTGTACCACTCTCTTCCCCGTCAATGCTGATGTTCTCGATCTTCTCCCATCCCTCCGTCTCGTATGCGCGTCAAGCGCCGGAACTAATCACATTGATCTCTCTGAGTGTCAGCGTCGGGGGATCCAGGTCAGCGGTGCTGGAAATATTTTCTCAGAGGATGTTGCTGATATGGCTGTGGCGTTGTTGATTGACGTGAGTAGGAAAATTTCTGCGGCGGATCGGTTCTTGAGACGACATCTTCAGCATGCATCTTGGGATTTTCCACTTGGTTCTAAG TTAACAGGAAAAAAGATTGGAATTGTTGGTATGGGAAGAATTGGGTCAGAAGTAGCAAAGAGGCTTGAAGGATTCAGTTGCAAGATATCATACAACTCTAGGAACAAAAAGCCATTACTTTCATACCCTTACTATTCAACTGTGTTAGAACTTGCAACTAACACCAATGTACTTATTCTCTGTTGTGAACTAAATGACCAAACAAGGCACATTGTGAACAAACAAGTCATGTTGGCATTGGGAAAAGGAGGTATTATTGTGAATGTTGGAAGAGGATCTCTCATTGATGAGAAGGAATTGTTAAGGTGTTTGATTGAAGATGAGATTGGAGGTGCTGGTTTGGATGTGTTTGAGAATGAACCTCATGTTCCTAAGGAGTTCTTTTTTTTGGATAATGTTGTTCTTTCACCACATGCAGGTGTCTTAACTTCGGAGTCTTTCAATGGTATCAGCAAAGTTGTGGAACAAAATTTGGAAGCTTTCTTTTCAAATAGGCCTTTGATTACTCCAGTTATATAG